Proteins found in one Paraburkholderia caballeronis genomic segment:
- the grpE gene encoding nucleotide exchange factor GrpE, which produces MENTQDNPTSQNPTPADEPSREPAAAAAAQQPEAQAEAGAPQAAAALEEAQAKIVELQEAFLRAKAETENVRRRAQEDVSKAHKFAIESFAEHLLPVVDSLEAAIAHNSDDLAKVREGVELTLRQLNGALEKGRVVAVNPVGEKFDPHRHQAISMVPAEQEPNTVVTVLQKGYVIADRVLRPALVTVAQPK; this is translated from the coding sequence ATGGAAAACACGCAAGACAACCCGACGAGCCAGAACCCGACGCCCGCGGACGAGCCGTCGCGTGAACCGGCGGCCGCAGCGGCCGCCCAGCAGCCGGAGGCGCAGGCCGAAGCCGGCGCGCCGCAGGCCGCCGCCGCGCTCGAAGAGGCGCAGGCGAAGATCGTCGAACTGCAGGAAGCGTTTCTGCGCGCGAAGGCCGAAACCGAGAACGTGCGCCGTCGCGCGCAGGAAGACGTGTCGAAGGCGCACAAGTTTGCGATCGAGAGCTTTGCGGAGCATCTGCTGCCGGTCGTCGACAGCCTCGAAGCGGCAATCGCGCACAACTCGGACGACCTCGCGAAAGTCCGCGAAGGCGTCGAGCTGACGCTGCGGCAGTTGAACGGCGCCCTTGAGAAGGGGCGCGTCGTCGCCGTTAACCCGGTCGGCGAGAAGTTCGACCCGCACCGTCATCAGGCGATTTCGATGGTGCCGGCCGAGCAGGAGCCGAACACGGTCGTCACCGTGCTGCAAAAGGGCTATGTGATTGCCGACCGCGTGCTGCGTCCGGCGCTCGTTACCGTCGCGCAGCCGAAGTAA
- the dnaK gene encoding molecular chaperone DnaK, producing the protein MGKIIGIDLGTTNSCVAVMEGNQVKVIENSEGARTTPSIIAYMDDNEVLVGAPAKRQSVTNPKNTLYAVKRLIGRRFDEKEVQKDINLMPYQIVKHDNGDAWVAAHGQNLAPSQVSAEVLRKMKKTAEDYLGEPVTEAVITVPAYFNDSQRQATKDAGRIAGLEVKRIINEPTAAALAFGLDKAEKGDRKIAVFDLGGGTFDISIIEIADVDGEMQFEVLSTNGDTFLGGEDFDQRIIDYIIGEFKKEQGVDLSKDVLALQRLKEAAEKAKIELSSGQQTEINLPYITADASGPKHLNLKITRAKLEALVEELIERTIEPCRVAIKDAGVKVGDIDDVILVGGQTRMPKVQEKVKEFFGKEPRRDVNPDEAVAVGAAIQGQVLSGERKDVLLLDVTPLSLGIETLGGVMTKMINKNTTIPTKHSQVYSTADDSQSAVTIKVFQGEREMAAGNKLLGEFNLEGIPPAPRGVPQIEVTFDIDANGILHVGAKDKATGKENKITIKANSGLSEAEIEKMVKDAEANAEEDHRLRELADVRNQGDALVHSTKKAVTEYGEKLDAGEKEKIEAALKDLEDTLKNTSADKAAIEGKIEVLATASQKLGEKMYADMQASQGAAAAAGAAGAAGAAEGAQQADDVVDAEFKEVKKD; encoded by the coding sequence ATGGGCAAAATCATCGGCATCGACCTCGGCACCACCAACTCGTGCGTGGCGGTGATGGAGGGTAACCAGGTCAAGGTGATCGAGAACTCCGAGGGCGCCCGGACGACGCCGTCGATCATCGCCTACATGGACGACAACGAAGTGCTCGTCGGCGCGCCGGCGAAGCGTCAGTCGGTCACCAACCCGAAGAACACGCTGTACGCGGTCAAGCGTCTGATCGGCCGCCGCTTCGACGAGAAGGAAGTGCAGAAGGACATCAACCTGATGCCCTATCAGATCGTCAAGCACGACAACGGCGACGCGTGGGTCGCGGCGCACGGCCAGAATCTCGCGCCGTCGCAGGTTTCCGCCGAAGTGCTGCGCAAGATGAAGAAGACCGCTGAAGACTACCTCGGCGAGCCGGTCACCGAAGCGGTGATCACGGTTCCCGCGTACTTCAACGACAGCCAGCGTCAGGCGACCAAGGACGCCGGCCGCATCGCCGGCCTCGAAGTGAAGCGGATCATCAACGAGCCGACCGCGGCTGCGCTCGCGTTCGGTCTCGACAAGGCCGAAAAGGGCGACCGCAAGATCGCGGTGTTCGACCTCGGCGGCGGCACGTTCGACATCTCGATCATCGAGATCGCGGACGTCGACGGCGAAATGCAGTTCGAAGTGCTGTCCACGAACGGTGACACGTTCCTTGGCGGCGAGGACTTCGACCAGCGGATCATCGACTACATCATCGGCGAGTTCAAGAAGGAGCAGGGCGTCGACCTGTCGAAGGACGTGCTCGCGCTGCAACGCCTGAAGGAAGCCGCTGAAAAGGCGAAGATCGAGCTGTCGTCGGGCCAGCAGACCGAAATCAACCTGCCGTACATCACGGCTGATGCGTCGGGTCCGAAGCACTTGAACCTGAAGATCACTCGCGCGAAGCTGGAGGCGCTGGTCGAAGAACTGATCGAGCGCACGATCGAGCCGTGCCGCGTCGCGATCAAGGACGCCGGCGTGAAGGTGGGCGACATCGACGACGTGATTCTGGTCGGCGGTCAGACCCGCATGCCGAAGGTGCAGGAGAAGGTGAAGGAGTTCTTCGGCAAGGAACCTCGCCGTGACGTGAACCCGGACGAAGCGGTCGCTGTCGGCGCCGCGATCCAGGGCCAGGTGCTGTCGGGTGAGCGCAAGGACGTGCTGCTGCTCGACGTGACCCCGCTGTCGCTCGGCATCGAAACGCTCGGCGGCGTGATGACGAAGATGATCAACAAGAACACCACGATCCCGACGAAGCACTCGCAGGTGTATTCGACGGCGGACGACAGCCAGTCGGCCGTGACGATCAAGGTGTTCCAGGGCGAGCGCGAGATGGCGGCCGGCAACAAGCTGCTCGGCGAGTTCAACCTGGAAGGCATCCCGCCGGCGCCGCGCGGCGTGCCGCAGATCGAAGTGACCTTCGACATCGACGCGAACGGCATCCTGCACGTCGGCGCGAAGGACAAGGCGACCGGCAAGGAAAACAAGATCACCATCAAGGCGAACTCGGGCCTGTCGGAAGCCGAGATCGAGAAGATGGTGAAGGACGCCGAAGCCAACGCGGAAGAAGATCACCGTCTGCGCGAACTGGCCGACGTGCGCAATCAGGGCGACGCGCTCGTGCACAGCACGAAGAAGGCGGTGACCGAGTACGGCGAGAAGCTCGACGCGGGCGAGAAGGAAAAGATCGAGGCGGCGCTGAAGGACCTCGAAGACACGCTGAAGAACACGTCGGCCGACAAGGCGGCGATCGAAGGCAAGATCGAGGTGCTGGCCACGGCTTCGCAGAAGCTCGGCGAGAAGATGTACGCCGACATGCAGGCGAGCCAGGGCGCGGCGGCAGCAGCAGGCGCTGCGGGTGCGGCAGGCGCGGCTGAAGGCGCGCAGCAGGCCGACGACGTCGTCGACGCCGAGTTCAAGGAAGTCAAGAAGGACTAA
- the hrcA gene encoding heat-inducible transcriptional repressor HrcA — protein sequence MLDPRAQTLLKTLIERYIAEGQPVGSRTLSRYSGLELSPATIRNVMSDLEELGLVSSPHTSAGRVPTPRGYRLFVDTMLTVEPSPDEEAVMRTVKTRLHAGEPQKVVAAAASVLSNLSQFAGVVLTPRRSHVFKQIEFMRLSDKRILLIIVTPEGDVQNRIMATQRDFSPSELIEASNYINAHFAGLSFDEVRRRLREEIDALRGDMTALMHAAVTASTDETDAGETVLISGERNLLEVADLSSDMARLRKLFDVFDQKTSLLQLLDVSSHAQGVQIFIGGESNLVPIEEMSVVTAPYEVNGKIVGTLGVIGPTRMAYNRVIPIVDITARLLSLALSQN from the coding sequence ATGCTAGATCCTCGCGCACAAACCCTCCTCAAAACGCTGATCGAGCGCTACATCGCCGAAGGTCAGCCGGTGGGCTCGCGCACGCTGTCGCGTTACTCGGGGCTGGAGTTGAGCCCGGCGACGATCCGCAACGTGATGTCGGACCTGGAGGAACTCGGGCTCGTGTCCAGTCCGCATACGTCGGCTGGCCGGGTGCCGACGCCGCGCGGGTACCGGCTGTTCGTCGACACGATGCTGACCGTCGAGCCGTCGCCCGACGAGGAAGCGGTGATGCGCACCGTGAAGACCAGGCTGCACGCGGGCGAGCCGCAGAAGGTCGTGGCCGCCGCCGCGAGCGTGCTGTCCAATCTGTCCCAGTTCGCGGGCGTCGTGCTGACGCCGCGCCGCAGCCACGTGTTCAAGCAAATCGAGTTCATGCGCCTGTCGGACAAGCGCATCCTGCTGATCATCGTGACGCCCGAAGGCGACGTGCAGAACCGGATCATGGCGACGCAGCGCGATTTCTCGCCGTCCGAGCTGATCGAGGCGTCCAACTACATCAACGCCCACTTCGCGGGCCTGTCGTTCGACGAGGTGCGCCGCCGGCTGCGCGAGGAAATCGACGCGCTGCGCGGCGACATGACCGCGCTGATGCACGCGGCCGTGACCGCGAGCACCGACGAGACCGACGCGGGCGAGACGGTGCTGATCTCCGGCGAGCGCAACCTGCTCGAAGTGGCTGATCTGTCGTCGGACATGGCGCGGCTGCGCAAGCTGTTCGACGTGTTCGACCAGAAAACCAGCCTGCTGCAACTGCTCGACGTGTCGAGCCACGCGCAAGGCGTGCAGATCTTCATCGGCGGCGAATCGAACCTCGTGCCGATCGAGGAGATGAGCGTGGTGACCGCGCCGTACGAGGTGAACGGCAAGATCGTCGGCACGCTCGGCGTGATCGGCCCGACGCGGATGGCGTATAACCGCGTGATCCCGATCGTCGACATCACCGCGCGGCTCCTGTCGCTCGCGCTCAGCCAGAACTGA
- a CDS encoding NAD kinase, whose protein sequence is MQINSQFKTVALVGRSQTQGIGEPLLALARCISKLGFDVVFEAQTAEEIGVTDYPALRPAEIGARADVAVVLGGDGTMLGIGRQLAPYRTPLIGINHGRLGFITDIPFSDMQEVVPQLLAGSFEREERMLLEARIMRDREPIYHALAFNDVVVNRSGFSGMAELRVHVDGRFMYNQRSDGLIVATPTGSTAYALSSSGPILHPRLQGIVLVPIAPHALSNRPIVLPDDSNVGIQIVAGRDVNVNFDMQSFTALQLGDVIEVRRSLHTVPVLHPVGYSYYATLRKKLHWNEHPALQNDAPED, encoded by the coding sequence ATGCAGATCAACAGCCAGTTCAAGACCGTCGCGCTGGTCGGACGCAGCCAGACACAAGGCATCGGCGAGCCGCTGCTCGCCCTTGCGCGATGCATTTCGAAACTCGGCTTCGACGTGGTGTTCGAAGCGCAGACCGCCGAAGAAATCGGCGTCACCGACTATCCGGCGCTGCGGCCCGCGGAGATCGGCGCGCGCGCCGACGTCGCCGTCGTGCTCGGCGGCGACGGCACGATGCTCGGCATCGGCCGCCAGCTCGCGCCGTACCGCACGCCGTTGATCGGCATCAATCACGGCCGGCTCGGCTTCATCACCGACATCCCGTTCTCGGACATGCAGGAGGTCGTGCCGCAACTGCTCGCCGGCAGCTTCGAGCGCGAGGAGCGCATGCTGCTCGAAGCGCGCATCATGCGCGACCGCGAGCCGATCTACCACGCGCTCGCGTTCAACGACGTCGTCGTGAACCGCAGCGGCTTCTCCGGGATGGCGGAACTGCGCGTGCACGTGGACGGCCGCTTCATGTACAACCAGCGTTCGGACGGCCTGATCGTCGCGACGCCGACCGGCTCGACCGCGTATGCGCTGTCGTCGTCCGGGCCGATCCTGCATCCGCGGCTGCAGGGCATCGTGCTCGTGCCGATCGCGCCGCACGCGCTGTCGAACCGGCCGATCGTGCTGCCGGACGACTCGAACGTCGGCATCCAGATCGTCGCCGGCCGCGATGTGAACGTAAACTTCGACATGCAGTCGTTCACCGCGCTGCAACTCGGCGACGTGATCGAAGTGCGCCGCTCGCTCCATACCGTGCCGGTGCTGCATCCGGTCGGCTACAGCTATTACGCGACGCTGCGCAAGAAGCTGCACTGGAACGAGCACCCGGCGCTGCAGAACGACGCCCCCGAGGACTGA
- the recN gene encoding DNA repair protein RecN encodes MLRHLSIRDFVIVAALDLEFDSGFSVFSGETGAGKSILIDALALTLGARADASVVRTGASRADITAEFDAPPHVASWLDEQALANPADDGGPASVMLRRVVDGSGRSRAFINGTPATLAQLREVGEMLVDIHGQHAHQLLMRPDAQRELFDTHAGLSGRAAAVTRAWRAWRDATQAVETAQSRDRELQLERERLAWQLAELDKLAPQPGEWEEINAEHHRLSHSANLIDGVQGALAALSESDEAMISQLGSIVSKLRDLAEIDPALGDALAALEPAAIQLQEAAYSLSHYAQRLDLDPDRLAQVDKRLDALHSAARKFRLQPETLPEEHASRRTQLATLDAAADLGGLRAAAAKAHDAYVAEAKLLSKGRAKAAKALGAAVTQGMQELSMAGGSFEVALAPLADGGAHGLEQIEFRVAGHAGVPLRPLAKIASGGELARISLALAVIASAASLTPTLIFDEVDTGIGGGVAEVVGRLLHQLGQQRQVLCVTHLPQVAARGDHHFQVSKSGDGNGGTLSVVTPLDRSGRIEEVARMLGGLEITATTRKHAKEMLAA; translated from the coding sequence ATGCTCCGTCATCTCTCGATTCGCGACTTCGTGATCGTCGCGGCGCTCGACCTCGAATTCGATAGCGGCTTCAGCGTCTTTTCCGGCGAGACCGGCGCCGGCAAGTCGATCCTGATCGACGCGCTCGCGCTGACGCTCGGCGCTCGCGCCGACGCGAGCGTCGTGCGCACCGGCGCATCGCGCGCGGACATCACCGCCGAATTCGACGCGCCGCCGCACGTCGCGTCGTGGCTCGACGAGCAGGCGCTCGCGAACCCGGCCGACGACGGCGGGCCGGCGAGCGTGATGCTGCGGCGGGTCGTCGACGGCAGCGGCCGCTCGCGCGCGTTCATCAACGGCACGCCGGCGACGCTCGCGCAACTGCGCGAAGTCGGCGAGATGCTGGTCGACATCCACGGCCAGCACGCGCATCAACTGCTGATGCGGCCCGACGCGCAGCGCGAACTGTTCGACACGCACGCGGGGCTGTCCGGGCGGGCGGCCGCCGTCACCCGCGCATGGCGCGCGTGGCGCGACGCGACCCAGGCGGTCGAGACGGCGCAGTCGCGCGACCGCGAACTGCAACTCGAACGCGAGCGCCTTGCGTGGCAGCTCGCGGAACTCGACAAGCTCGCGCCGCAGCCGGGCGAATGGGAAGAGATCAACGCGGAGCATCATCGGCTGTCGCATTCGGCGAACCTGATCGATGGCGTGCAGGGCGCGCTCGCGGCGCTGTCCGAGTCCGACGAGGCGATGATTTCGCAGCTCGGCTCGATCGTGTCGAAGCTGCGCGACCTCGCGGAAATCGACCCGGCGCTCGGCGATGCGCTCGCCGCGCTCGAACCGGCCGCGATCCAGCTTCAGGAGGCCGCGTATTCGCTGAGCCATTACGCGCAGCGGCTCGACCTCGATCCGGACCGGCTCGCGCAGGTCGACAAGCGGCTCGACGCGCTGCACTCGGCCGCGCGCAAATTCCGGCTGCAACCCGAGACGCTGCCCGAAGAACACGCGTCGCGCCGCACGCAGCTCGCGACGCTCGACGCCGCCGCGGACCTCGGCGGACTGCGCGCGGCGGCGGCGAAGGCGCACGACGCATACGTCGCCGAAGCGAAGCTGCTGTCGAAGGGCCGCGCGAAAGCGGCAAAGGCGCTCGGCGCGGCGGTCACGCAGGGGATGCAGGAACTGTCGATGGCGGGAGGCAGCTTCGAGGTCGCGCTGGCGCCGCTCGCGGACGGCGGCGCGCACGGGCTGGAGCAGATCGAATTCCGCGTGGCGGGCCACGCGGGCGTGCCGCTGCGGCCGCTCGCGAAAATCGCGTCCGGCGGCGAACTCGCGCGGATCAGCCTCGCGCTCGCGGTGATCGCGAGCGCCGCGAGCCTGACGCCGACGCTGATCTTCGACGAGGTGGATACCGGCATCGGCGGCGGCGTCGCGGAAGTCGTCGGACGGCTGCTGCATCAGCTCGGGCAACAGCGCCAGGTGCTGTGCGTCACCCACCTGCCGCAGGTCGCCGCGCGCGGCGATCACCACTTCCAGGTGTCGAAGTCGGGCGACGGCAACGGCGGCACGCTGTCCGTCGTCACGCCGCTCGACCGGTCCGGACGGATCGAGGAAGTCGCGCGGATGCTCGGCGGGCTGGAAATCACCGCGACCACGCGCAAGCATGCGAAGGAGATGCTGGCGGCGTAG
- a CDS encoding RNA-binding S4 domain-containing protein gives MNYKISTEPSARLRIDKWLWAARFFKTRSLAADAVEKGRVRIGGEPVKASKDVRVGDLVEIDIERVVWQVKVLGLCDVRGPASVAQTLYAETDEGRVRRLAELERRRTFREPAATLHGRPTKRDRRTIDKLSREG, from the coding sequence ATGAACTACAAGATTTCGACCGAACCGTCTGCGCGGTTGCGCATCGACAAGTGGCTATGGGCGGCGCGATTCTTCAAGACCCGGTCGCTGGCGGCCGACGCCGTCGAGAAGGGCCGCGTGCGGATCGGCGGCGAGCCGGTGAAGGCGTCGAAGGACGTGCGCGTCGGCGATCTCGTCGAGATCGACATCGAGCGGGTGGTCTGGCAGGTGAAAGTGCTGGGGCTGTGCGACGTGCGCGGCCCGGCGAGCGTCGCGCAGACGCTTTATGCGGAAACAGATGAAGGCCGGGTGCGGCGTCTGGCGGAACTGGAGCGGCGGCGGACGTTCCGCGAGCCTGCGGCGACGTTGCACGGCCGCCCGACGAAGCGCGACCGCCGCACTATCGACAAACTTTCGCGTGAGGGTTGA
- the hemH gene encoding ferrochelatase: MRFDLERPLQSAVAHRVAVLLINLGTPDAPTPAAVRRYLAQFLSDPRVVEIPAAVWQPVLRTLILPSRGRSSAKKYAAVWTPEGSPLRVHTQKQTDGLRQLLHANDYTVLVDHAMRYGTPDIPAMLNQLKLSGAERVLLMPMYPQYSASTTATAFDAAFAALARMRNQPEVRTVRSYHDHPSYIAALVAQVRHYWDAHGRPDFAAGDRVVLSFHGVPRRTLDLGDPYHDQCQQTAALLMHALELTPVECRVTFQSRFGRAQWLQPYTAPTLKELGGAGVRRVDVFCPGFTADCLETIEEIGMEVRDEFVRAGGKEFHRIPCLNAAPAWIAALGEIVAQNLQGWPVQAAAPTGATA; this comes from the coding sequence ATGCGTTTCGATCTGGAGCGGCCCCTGCAGTCCGCGGTCGCGCATCGCGTCGCGGTCCTGCTGATCAATCTCGGCACGCCGGACGCGCCGACGCCCGCCGCCGTGCGCCGTTATCTGGCGCAGTTCCTGTCCGATCCGCGCGTCGTCGAGATTCCGGCCGCCGTGTGGCAGCCGGTGCTGCGCACGTTGATCCTGCCGTCGCGCGGGCGCTCGTCCGCGAAGAAATACGCGGCGGTGTGGACGCCGGAAGGCTCGCCGCTGCGGGTTCATACGCAAAAGCAGACGGATGGGCTACGGCAACTGCTGCACGCGAACGACTATACGGTGCTGGTCGATCACGCGATGCGCTACGGCACGCCGGACATTCCGGCGATGCTGAACCAGTTGAAACTGTCGGGCGCGGAGCGGGTGCTGCTGATGCCGATGTACCCGCAGTATTCGGCGTCGACGACGGCGACCGCGTTCGACGCCGCGTTCGCGGCGCTTGCGCGGATGCGCAACCAGCCCGAAGTCCGCACGGTGCGCTCGTATCACGATCATCCGTCATATATCGCGGCGCTGGTCGCGCAGGTGCGGCATTACTGGGATGCGCACGGCCGGCCCGACTTCGCGGCCGGCGACCGCGTCGTGTTGAGTTTCCACGGCGTGCCGCGCCGGACGCTCGACCTCGGCGATCCGTACCACGACCAGTGCCAGCAGACGGCCGCGTTGCTGATGCACGCGCTGGAACTGACGCCGGTCGAGTGCCGGGTCACGTTCCAGTCGCGCTTCGGGCGTGCGCAGTGGCTGCAGCCGTACACCGCGCCGACGCTGAAGGAACTCGGCGGCGCGGGCGTGCGGCGTGTTGACGTGTTCTGTCCGGGTTTCACCGCGGATTGCCTCGAAACGATCGAGGAAATCGGGATGGAAGTGCGCGACGAATTCGTGCGCGCGGGCGGCAAGGAGTTTCACCGGATCCCGTGCCTGAATGCGGCGCCCGCGTGGATCGCGGCGCTCGGCGAGATCGTCGCGCAGAACCTGCAGGGCTGGCCGGTGCAGGCGGCCGCGCCGACCGGCGCGACGGCATGA